Proteins from a single region of Budorcas taxicolor isolate Tak-1 chromosome 11, Takin1.1, whole genome shotgun sequence:
- the RIPK1 gene encoding receptor-interacting serine/threonine-protein kinase 1 isoform X2, which yields MSLDDIKMSPKDFLEQADLDSGGFGKVCLCLHRSHGLVILKKVYTGPKRTEYNEALLEEGRMMHRLRHCRVVKLLGVIMEEGSYSLVMEYMEQGDLMRVLKAQVSIPLSVKGRVIMETIEGMRYLHGEGVIHKDLKPENILVDSDFHIKIADLGVASFKTWSKLTKEEHNEQRKAGGSAGKSGGTLHYMAPEHLNDVNSRPSEKSDVFSFAIVLWAIFANKEPYENAICEQQLILCIKSGNRPDVEDIIEFCPREVIDLMRQCWEVNPDDRPTFAGIEEKFRPFYSNQLENYVEDDVKSLKKEFPSQNEIVKRMKSLQIDCVAIAPSRSNSEQPSSLHSSQGFGMGPVEESWFAPAPDHQPEENDFLLNSKLQEEANYHLYGSRMDRRTKEQPRPNMTHSSEEERRRRVSHDPFAQQRPYENAQSPGIKGFAYPGVMSHTSAAQQPAGLSSQPQSPYWRDASFPLPGLGVRPLDLGTTSSRVWYAPNPGHMPSLYKTPVPETNLLGNTPTIPFTSVPSRDESAKYTIHNSSGIQIGDSNYMEIGGMSSSVLDSMYMNLKEEPASKYQAIFDTTTSLTDKHLDPVRENLGRHWKNCARKLGFSESQIDEIDHDYERDGLKEKVYQMLQKWLMREGSKGATVGKLAFALYLCSRIDLVNCLIRISQN from the exons ATGTCCTTGGACGACATTAAGATGAGCCCCAAGGACTTCCTGGAGCAGGCTGACCTGGACAGTGGGGGCTTCGGGAAGGTGTGTCTGTGTTTACACAGATCCCACGGGCTGGTGATCCTGAAGAAGGTGTACACGGGCCCCAAGCGCACCGA gtaCAACGaggccctcctggaggagggccggATGATGCACCGGCTGCGGCACTGCCGCGTGGTCAAGCTGCTGGGCGTCATCATGGAGGAGGGCAGCTACTCGCTGGTGATGGAGTACATGGAGCAGGGCGACCTCATGCGCGTGCTCAAGGCCCAG GTCAGCATCCCCCTGTCCGTGAAAGGGAGGGTCATTATGGAGACCATCGAAGGGATGCGCTACCTGCATGGAGAAGGGGTGATACACAAGGACCTCAAGCCAGAAAACATCCTCGTTGACAGTGACTTCCACATCAAG ATAGCTGACCTCGGCGTCGCTTCCTTCAAGACGTGGAGCAAGCTGACGAAGGAGGAGCACAACGAGCAGAGGAAGGCGGGCGGCAGCGCCGGGAAGAGCGGTGGCACGCTGCACTACATGGCCCCCGAGCACCTGAACGACGTCAACTCCAGGCCCTCTGAGAAGTCCGACGTGTTCAGCTTTGCCATCGTGCTCTGGGCGATCTTCGCCAACAAGGAGCCTTACGAGA ACGCCATCTGTGAGCAGCAGCTGATACTGTGCATCAAGTCTGGGAACAGGCCGGACGTGGAGGACATCATTGAGTTCTGCCCGCGGGAGGTCATCGACCTCATGAGGCAGTGCTGGGAGGTGAACCCGGACGACCGGCCCACGTTCGCGG GCATTGAAGAAAAATTTAGGCCTTTTTATTCAAATCAATTGGAAAATTATGTAGAAGACGATGTGAAGAGTTTAAAG AAAGAGTTTCCAAGCCAAAATGAAATTGTAAAGAGAATGAAGTCTCTCCAAATTGACTGTGTGGCAATAGCTCCAAGCAGGTCAAATTCAG AACAGCCCAGTTCACTGCACAGCTCACAGGGCTTCGGGATGGGTCCCGTGGAGGAGTCCTGGTTTGCTCCCGCCCCAGATCACCAGCCGGAGGAGAATGACTTCCTGCTAaacagtaaactccaggaggagGCCAACTACCACCTGTATGGCAGCCGCATGGACAGGCGTACAAAAGAGCAGCCCAGACCGAACATGACTCACAGCAGTGAGGAGGAAAGGAGGCGCAGGGTCTCCCACGACCCTTTTGCACAGCAGAGACCTTATGAGAATGCTCAGAGCCCAGGGATAAAAGGCTTCGCTTACCCTGGTGTGATGAGTCACACCAGTGCAGCCCAGCAGCCAGCAGGGCTAAGCAGCCAACCCCAGTCACCATACTGGAGAGATGCATCATTTCCTCTACCTGGGCTTGGAGTGAGACCGCTGGACCTGGGGACCACGAGTTCACGAGTTTGGTATGCGCCAAACCCAGGCCACATGCCAAGCCTATATAAAACTCCGGTGCCTGAGACCAACCTCCTGGGGAACACACCCACCATTCCATTCACCTCTGTGCCATCAAGAG ATGAGTCTGCGAAATATACCATACACAACAGTTCTGGCATTCAGATTGGCGACAGCAATTACATGGAGATTGGTGGAATGAGTTCATCAGTACTCGACAGCATGTACATGAACTTGAAAGAAGAGCCGGCTTCTAAGTACCAAGCCATCTTCG ATACTACTACTAGTCTGACTGACAAACACCTGGACCCGGTCAGGGAGAATCTGGGGAGACACTGGAAAAACTGCGCCCGTAAGCTGGGCTTCTCTGAATCTCAGATCGATGAAATTGACCACGACTACGAGCGAGATGGACTGAAAGAAAAGGTTTACCAGATGCTCCAAAAGTGGCTGATGCGGGAAGGCAGCAAGGGGGCCACCGTGGGGAAGCTGGCCTTCGCGCTCTACCTGTGCTCGCGGATAGACCTGGTCAACTGCTTGATCCGTATCAGCCAGAACTAA
- the RIPK1 gene encoding receptor-interacting serine/threonine-protein kinase 1 isoform X1: MSLDDIKMSPKDFLEQADLDSGGFGKVCLCLHRSHGLVILKKVYTGPKRTEYNEALLEEGRMMHRLRHCRVVKLLGVIMEEGSYSLVMEYMEQGDLMRVLKAQVSIPLSVKGRVIMETIEGMRYLHGEGVIHKDLKPENILVDSDFHIKIADLGVASFKTWSKLTKEEHNEQRKAGGSAGKSGGTLHYMAPEHLNDVNSRPSEKSDVFSFAIVLWAIFANKEPYENAICEQQLILCIKSGNRPDVEDIIEFCPREVIDLMRQCWEVNPDDRPTFAGIEEKFRPFYSNQLENYVEDDVKSLKKEFPSQNEIVKRMKSLQIDCVAIAPSRSNSATEQPSSLHSSQGFGMGPVEESWFAPAPDHQPEENDFLLNSKLQEEANYHLYGSRMDRRTKEQPRPNMTHSSEEERRRRVSHDPFAQQRPYENAQSPGIKGFAYPGVMSHTSAAQQPAGLSSQPQSPYWRDASFPLPGLGVRPLDLGTTSSRVWYAPNPGHMPSLYKTPVPETNLLGNTPTIPFTSVPSRDESAKYTIHNSSGIQIGDSNYMEIGGMSSSVLDSMYMNLKEEPASKYQAIFDTTTSLTDKHLDPVRENLGRHWKNCARKLGFSESQIDEIDHDYERDGLKEKVYQMLQKWLMREGSKGATVGKLAFALYLCSRIDLVNCLIRISQN; encoded by the exons ATGTCCTTGGACGACATTAAGATGAGCCCCAAGGACTTCCTGGAGCAGGCTGACCTGGACAGTGGGGGCTTCGGGAAGGTGTGTCTGTGTTTACACAGATCCCACGGGCTGGTGATCCTGAAGAAGGTGTACACGGGCCCCAAGCGCACCGA gtaCAACGaggccctcctggaggagggccggATGATGCACCGGCTGCGGCACTGCCGCGTGGTCAAGCTGCTGGGCGTCATCATGGAGGAGGGCAGCTACTCGCTGGTGATGGAGTACATGGAGCAGGGCGACCTCATGCGCGTGCTCAAGGCCCAG GTCAGCATCCCCCTGTCCGTGAAAGGGAGGGTCATTATGGAGACCATCGAAGGGATGCGCTACCTGCATGGAGAAGGGGTGATACACAAGGACCTCAAGCCAGAAAACATCCTCGTTGACAGTGACTTCCACATCAAG ATAGCTGACCTCGGCGTCGCTTCCTTCAAGACGTGGAGCAAGCTGACGAAGGAGGAGCACAACGAGCAGAGGAAGGCGGGCGGCAGCGCCGGGAAGAGCGGTGGCACGCTGCACTACATGGCCCCCGAGCACCTGAACGACGTCAACTCCAGGCCCTCTGAGAAGTCCGACGTGTTCAGCTTTGCCATCGTGCTCTGGGCGATCTTCGCCAACAAGGAGCCTTACGAGA ACGCCATCTGTGAGCAGCAGCTGATACTGTGCATCAAGTCTGGGAACAGGCCGGACGTGGAGGACATCATTGAGTTCTGCCCGCGGGAGGTCATCGACCTCATGAGGCAGTGCTGGGAGGTGAACCCGGACGACCGGCCCACGTTCGCGG GCATTGAAGAAAAATTTAGGCCTTTTTATTCAAATCAATTGGAAAATTATGTAGAAGACGATGTGAAGAGTTTAAAG AAAGAGTTTCCAAGCCAAAATGAAATTGTAAAGAGAATGAAGTCTCTCCAAATTGACTGTGTGGCAATAGCTCCAAGCAGGTCAAATTCAG CCACAGAACAGCCCAGTTCACTGCACAGCTCACAGGGCTTCGGGATGGGTCCCGTGGAGGAGTCCTGGTTTGCTCCCGCCCCAGATCACCAGCCGGAGGAGAATGACTTCCTGCTAaacagtaaactccaggaggagGCCAACTACCACCTGTATGGCAGCCGCATGGACAGGCGTACAAAAGAGCAGCCCAGACCGAACATGACTCACAGCAGTGAGGAGGAAAGGAGGCGCAGGGTCTCCCACGACCCTTTTGCACAGCAGAGACCTTATGAGAATGCTCAGAGCCCAGGGATAAAAGGCTTCGCTTACCCTGGTGTGATGAGTCACACCAGTGCAGCCCAGCAGCCAGCAGGGCTAAGCAGCCAACCCCAGTCACCATACTGGAGAGATGCATCATTTCCTCTACCTGGGCTTGGAGTGAGACCGCTGGACCTGGGGACCACGAGTTCACGAGTTTGGTATGCGCCAAACCCAGGCCACATGCCAAGCCTATATAAAACTCCGGTGCCTGAGACCAACCTCCTGGGGAACACACCCACCATTCCATTCACCTCTGTGCCATCAAGAG ATGAGTCTGCGAAATATACCATACACAACAGTTCTGGCATTCAGATTGGCGACAGCAATTACATGGAGATTGGTGGAATGAGTTCATCAGTACTCGACAGCATGTACATGAACTTGAAAGAAGAGCCGGCTTCTAAGTACCAAGCCATCTTCG ATACTACTACTAGTCTGACTGACAAACACCTGGACCCGGTCAGGGAGAATCTGGGGAGACACTGGAAAAACTGCGCCCGTAAGCTGGGCTTCTCTGAATCTCAGATCGATGAAATTGACCACGACTACGAGCGAGATGGACTGAAAGAAAAGGTTTACCAGATGCTCCAAAAGTGGCTGATGCGGGAAGGCAGCAAGGGGGCCACCGTGGGGAAGCTGGCCTTCGCGCTCTACCTGTGCTCGCGGATAGACCTGGTCAACTGCTTGATCCGTATCAGCCAGAACTAA
- the RIPK1 gene encoding receptor-interacting serine/threonine-protein kinase 1 isoform X3, with translation MSLDDIKMSPKDFLEQADLDSGGFGKVCLCLHRSHGLVILKKVYTGPKRTEYNEALLEEGRMMHRLRHCRVVKLLGVIMEEGSYSLVMEYMEQGDLMRVLKAQVSIPLSVKGRVIMETIEGMRYLHGEGVIHKDLKPENILVDSDFHIKIADLGVASFKTWSKLTKEEHNEQRKAGGSAGKSGGTLHYMAPEHLNDVNSRPSEKSDVFSFAIVLWAIFANKEPYESIEEKFRPFYSNQLENYVEDDVKSLKKEFPSQNEIVKRMKSLQIDCVAIAPSRSNSATEQPSSLHSSQGFGMGPVEESWFAPAPDHQPEENDFLLNSKLQEEANYHLYGSRMDRRTKEQPRPNMTHSSEEERRRRVSHDPFAQQRPYENAQSPGIKGFAYPGVMSHTSAAQQPAGLSSQPQSPYWRDASFPLPGLGVRPLDLGTTSSRVWYAPNPGHMPSLYKTPVPETNLLGNTPTIPFTSVPSRDESAKYTIHNSSGIQIGDSNYMEIGGMSSSVLDSMYMNLKEEPASKYQAIFDTTTSLTDKHLDPVRENLGRHWKNCARKLGFSESQIDEIDHDYERDGLKEKVYQMLQKWLMREGSKGATVGKLAFALYLCSRIDLVNCLIRISQN, from the exons ATGTCCTTGGACGACATTAAGATGAGCCCCAAGGACTTCCTGGAGCAGGCTGACCTGGACAGTGGGGGCTTCGGGAAGGTGTGTCTGTGTTTACACAGATCCCACGGGCTGGTGATCCTGAAGAAGGTGTACACGGGCCCCAAGCGCACCGA gtaCAACGaggccctcctggaggagggccggATGATGCACCGGCTGCGGCACTGCCGCGTGGTCAAGCTGCTGGGCGTCATCATGGAGGAGGGCAGCTACTCGCTGGTGATGGAGTACATGGAGCAGGGCGACCTCATGCGCGTGCTCAAGGCCCAG GTCAGCATCCCCCTGTCCGTGAAAGGGAGGGTCATTATGGAGACCATCGAAGGGATGCGCTACCTGCATGGAGAAGGGGTGATACACAAGGACCTCAAGCCAGAAAACATCCTCGTTGACAGTGACTTCCACATCAAG ATAGCTGACCTCGGCGTCGCTTCCTTCAAGACGTGGAGCAAGCTGACGAAGGAGGAGCACAACGAGCAGAGGAAGGCGGGCGGCAGCGCCGGGAAGAGCGGTGGCACGCTGCACTACATGGCCCCCGAGCACCTGAACGACGTCAACTCCAGGCCCTCTGAGAAGTCCGACGTGTTCAGCTTTGCCATCGTGCTCTGGGCGATCTTCGCCAACAAGGAGCCTTACGAGA GCATTGAAGAAAAATTTAGGCCTTTTTATTCAAATCAATTGGAAAATTATGTAGAAGACGATGTGAAGAGTTTAAAG AAAGAGTTTCCAAGCCAAAATGAAATTGTAAAGAGAATGAAGTCTCTCCAAATTGACTGTGTGGCAATAGCTCCAAGCAGGTCAAATTCAG CCACAGAACAGCCCAGTTCACTGCACAGCTCACAGGGCTTCGGGATGGGTCCCGTGGAGGAGTCCTGGTTTGCTCCCGCCCCAGATCACCAGCCGGAGGAGAATGACTTCCTGCTAaacagtaaactccaggaggagGCCAACTACCACCTGTATGGCAGCCGCATGGACAGGCGTACAAAAGAGCAGCCCAGACCGAACATGACTCACAGCAGTGAGGAGGAAAGGAGGCGCAGGGTCTCCCACGACCCTTTTGCACAGCAGAGACCTTATGAGAATGCTCAGAGCCCAGGGATAAAAGGCTTCGCTTACCCTGGTGTGATGAGTCACACCAGTGCAGCCCAGCAGCCAGCAGGGCTAAGCAGCCAACCCCAGTCACCATACTGGAGAGATGCATCATTTCCTCTACCTGGGCTTGGAGTGAGACCGCTGGACCTGGGGACCACGAGTTCACGAGTTTGGTATGCGCCAAACCCAGGCCACATGCCAAGCCTATATAAAACTCCGGTGCCTGAGACCAACCTCCTGGGGAACACACCCACCATTCCATTCACCTCTGTGCCATCAAGAG ATGAGTCTGCGAAATATACCATACACAACAGTTCTGGCATTCAGATTGGCGACAGCAATTACATGGAGATTGGTGGAATGAGTTCATCAGTACTCGACAGCATGTACATGAACTTGAAAGAAGAGCCGGCTTCTAAGTACCAAGCCATCTTCG ATACTACTACTAGTCTGACTGACAAACACCTGGACCCGGTCAGGGAGAATCTGGGGAGACACTGGAAAAACTGCGCCCGTAAGCTGGGCTTCTCTGAATCTCAGATCGATGAAATTGACCACGACTACGAGCGAGATGGACTGAAAGAAAAGGTTTACCAGATGCTCCAAAAGTGGCTGATGCGGGAAGGCAGCAAGGGGGCCACCGTGGGGAAGCTGGCCTTCGCGCTCTACCTGTGCTCGCGGATAGACCTGGTCAACTGCTTGATCCGTATCAGCCAGAACTAA